Proteins encoded by one window of Lacerta agilis isolate rLacAgi1 chromosome 11, rLacAgi1.pri, whole genome shotgun sequence:
- the UBAP1 gene encoding ubiquitin-associated protein 1 isoform X1 produces the protein MAAPKSRSDFHGTFSYLDDVPFKIGDKFRAPAKVGLPIGFCLPDSPQLVREAQYDFSLEKRTIEWAENIKRIQAAQQEAEQKAEEALANKNAAFEEQRQAGFPDSGCPENAVPPPMNPIMASLHHNYILIPTPANSSTAKQKVLSPPHAKADFNPADFECEEDPFDKLELKTLDDKEELKNILQLHVGTPGPIVAQLLDNSLPKVAPESVLQDQEVLASLERASLDLKPLHKPNGLIALPQLGGCEKMSLSSKVSLSPVTSVSNIKSLSFPKLDSDEGDLQAAKLASTFPGTACLRNGTLLSSLQSKASELNGHHLAGLSDLSVDGGPEAQTLPPTSRLPSLPSSVACTDEVPVLTTATVVTHQSFLTSQVPNTTSCAKRPGGSTYINILQALSSSERQCVETVVNMGYSYEDVLKAMKKKGQNIEQVLDYLFVHGQLCEKGFDPLLVEAALEMYQCSEEKTTELLQLMSKFKEMGFELKDIKEVLLLHNNDQNNALEDLMTRAGAS, from the exons ATGGCTGCTCCGAAGTCAAGGTCCGACTTTCATG GGACCTTCAGTTACCTCGATGACGTCCCGTTCAAGATAGGAGACAAGTTCAGAGCACCAGCCAAAGTTGGCTTGCCCATCGGCTTCTGTTTGCCTGACTCTCCACAGCTTGTAAGGGAAGCCCAG TATGACTTCTCCTTGGAAAAGAGGACTATTGAGTGGGCTGAGAACATTAAACGAATTCAGGCTGCCCAGCAGGAGGCTGAGCAGAAGGCTGAGGAGGCCCTAgcaaataaaaatgcagcctTCGAGGAGCAGAGGCAAGCAGGCTTCCCGGACAGCGGCTGCCCAGAGAACGCCGTGCCGCCTCCCATGAACCCCATCATGGCTAGCCTGCATCACAACTACATCCTCATTCCTACCCCTGCCAATAGCAGCACCGCAAAGCAGAAAGTTCTGAGTCCGCCCCATGCGAAGGCTGATTTCAACCCAGCAGATTTCGAGTGCGAGGAAGACCCCTTTGACAAACTGGAATTAAAAACACTCGACGATAAAGAGGAGCTGAAGAACATTCTGCAGCTCCATGTTGGTACTCCGGGGCCAATTGTGGCCCAACTTCTAGACAATAGCTTGCCCAAAGTAGCACCCGAGTCTGTATTACAAGACCAGGAGGTCTTGGCGTCCTTGGAAAGGGCCAGTTTGGACCTCAAGCCCCTTCACAAACCAAACGGTCTTATCGCTTTACCGCAGCTGGGGGGTTGTGAAAAGATGTCCCTGTCTTCCAAAGTGTCCCTCTCACCTGTGACGTCGGTGAGCAATATCAAGTCGCTCTCCTTCCCGAAGCTCGACTCGGACGAGGGCGACTTGCAGGCGGCAAAGCTGGCGAGCACGTTCCCCGGCACAGCCTGCCTTCGCAACGGCACCCTCCTCAGCTCGTTGCAGAGCAAAGCCAGCGAACTGAATGGGCATCATCTGGCTGGGCTCTCTGACCTCAGCGTGGATGGTGGCCCAGAGGCACAGACGTTGCCCCCCACGTCCAGACTGCCTTCCCTGCCCAGCTCAGTAGCATGTACAGATGAAGTCCCAGTGCTCACCACAGCCACGGTG GTAACTCACCAAAGTTTCCTGACGTCTCAAGTGCCCAATACCACCAGCTGTGCAAAACGGCCCGGCGGCTCCACATATATCAACATCCTGCAGGCCCTTTCCTCTAGTGAGCGGCAGTGTGTTGAAACTGTTGTCAACATGGGCTATTCCTACGAGGATGTCCTGAAAGCAATGAAGAAGAAGGGCCAGAACATAGAACAG GTCCTTGACTACCTGTTTGTCCATGGGCAGCTCTGCGAGAAGGGCTTTGATCCACTCCTTGTAGAAGCTGCTCTTGAAATGTATCAGTGTTCAGAGGAGAAG ACAACAGAACTTCTCCAGCTAATGAGTAAATTTAAAGAAATGGGATTTGAATTGAAAGACATTAAAGAGGTTTTATTATTACACAACAATGACCAGAACAATGCACTGGAAGATCTAATGACCCGAGCAGGAGCCAGTTGA
- the UBAP1 gene encoding ubiquitin-associated protein 1 isoform X2 — MAAPKSRSDFHGTFSYLDDVPFKIGDKFRAPAKVGLPIGFCLPDSPQLVREAQYDFSLEKRTIEWAENIKRIQAAQQEAEQKAEEALANKNAAFEEQRQAGFPDSGCPENAVPPPMNPIMASLHHNYILIPTPANSSTAKQKVLSPPHAKADFNPADFECEEDPFDKLELKTLDDKEELKNILQLHVGTPGPIVAQLLDNSLPKVAPESVLQDQEVLASLERASLDLKPLHKPNGLIALPQLGGCEKMSLSSKVSLSPVTSVSNIKSLSFPKLDSDEGDLQAAKLASTFPGTACLRNGTLLSSLQSKASELNGHHLAGLSDLSVDGGPEAQTLPPTSRLPSLPSSVACTDEVPVLTTATVVTHQSFLTSQVPNTTSCAKRPGGSTYINILQALSSSERQCVETVVNMGYSYEDVLKAMKKKGQNIEQTTELLQLMSKFKEMGFELKDIKEVLLLHNNDQNNALEDLMTRAGAS, encoded by the exons ATGGCTGCTCCGAAGTCAAGGTCCGACTTTCATG GGACCTTCAGTTACCTCGATGACGTCCCGTTCAAGATAGGAGACAAGTTCAGAGCACCAGCCAAAGTTGGCTTGCCCATCGGCTTCTGTTTGCCTGACTCTCCACAGCTTGTAAGGGAAGCCCAG TATGACTTCTCCTTGGAAAAGAGGACTATTGAGTGGGCTGAGAACATTAAACGAATTCAGGCTGCCCAGCAGGAGGCTGAGCAGAAGGCTGAGGAGGCCCTAgcaaataaaaatgcagcctTCGAGGAGCAGAGGCAAGCAGGCTTCCCGGACAGCGGCTGCCCAGAGAACGCCGTGCCGCCTCCCATGAACCCCATCATGGCTAGCCTGCATCACAACTACATCCTCATTCCTACCCCTGCCAATAGCAGCACCGCAAAGCAGAAAGTTCTGAGTCCGCCCCATGCGAAGGCTGATTTCAACCCAGCAGATTTCGAGTGCGAGGAAGACCCCTTTGACAAACTGGAATTAAAAACACTCGACGATAAAGAGGAGCTGAAGAACATTCTGCAGCTCCATGTTGGTACTCCGGGGCCAATTGTGGCCCAACTTCTAGACAATAGCTTGCCCAAAGTAGCACCCGAGTCTGTATTACAAGACCAGGAGGTCTTGGCGTCCTTGGAAAGGGCCAGTTTGGACCTCAAGCCCCTTCACAAACCAAACGGTCTTATCGCTTTACCGCAGCTGGGGGGTTGTGAAAAGATGTCCCTGTCTTCCAAAGTGTCCCTCTCACCTGTGACGTCGGTGAGCAATATCAAGTCGCTCTCCTTCCCGAAGCTCGACTCGGACGAGGGCGACTTGCAGGCGGCAAAGCTGGCGAGCACGTTCCCCGGCACAGCCTGCCTTCGCAACGGCACCCTCCTCAGCTCGTTGCAGAGCAAAGCCAGCGAACTGAATGGGCATCATCTGGCTGGGCTCTCTGACCTCAGCGTGGATGGTGGCCCAGAGGCACAGACGTTGCCCCCCACGTCCAGACTGCCTTCCCTGCCCAGCTCAGTAGCATGTACAGATGAAGTCCCAGTGCTCACCACAGCCACGGTG GTAACTCACCAAAGTTTCCTGACGTCTCAAGTGCCCAATACCACCAGCTGTGCAAAACGGCCCGGCGGCTCCACATATATCAACATCCTGCAGGCCCTTTCCTCTAGTGAGCGGCAGTGTGTTGAAACTGTTGTCAACATGGGCTATTCCTACGAGGATGTCCTGAAAGCAATGAAGAAGAAGGGCCAGAACATAGAACAG ACAACAGAACTTCTCCAGCTAATGAGTAAATTTAAAGAAATGGGATTTGAATTGAAAGACATTAAAGAGGTTTTATTATTACACAACAATGACCAGAACAATGCACTGGAAGATCTAATGACCCGAGCAGGAGCCAGTTGA